In one window of Clupea harengus chromosome 4, Ch_v2.0.2, whole genome shotgun sequence DNA:
- the rgs19 gene encoding regulator of G-protein signaling 19 isoform X3, with the protein MMDILYTGPVPADRESPMARSETSPGRTQGSSQRPNACCFCWCCCCSCSCLTVRNEDERRGRKTSEDTKLETIPNCEACTKPTVEEMRLWSQSFDKLMKNPAGRNVFREFLRTEYSEENMLFWLACEDLKKEPNKSVVENTARMIYEDYISILSPKEVSLDARVREGINKKMQEPTQHTFEDAQLQIYTLMHRDSYPRFLNSSIYRSLVQMGSRSSSES; encoded by the exons TACACAGGCCCTGTCCCGGCAGACCGCGAGTCTCCCATGGCTCGCAGCGAGACGTCCCCCGGTCGGACGCAGGGCTCGTCCCAGCGGCCCAAcgcctgctgcttctgctggtgctgctgctgtagctGCTCATG TCTCACTGTTAGGAATGAAGACGAAAGGCGTGGCAGGAAAACGTCCGAGGACACCAAGCTGGAGACCATACCAAACTGTGAAGCTTG caccaaACCGACGGTAGAGGAGATGCGGCTGTGGTCGCAGTCCTTCGATAAGCTGATGAAGAACCCGGCCGGCCGCAACGTGTTCCGCGAGTTCCTGCGCACGGAGTACAGCGAGGAGAACATGCTCTTCTGGTTGGCCTGCGAGGACCTCAAGAAGGAGCCCAACAAGAGCGTGGTGGAGAACACGGCACGCATGATCTACGAGGACTacatctccatcctctcccccaaggag gTGAGTCTGGACGCCCGCGTGCGCGAGGGGATCAACAAGAAGATGCAGGAGCCCACGCAGCACACGTTTGAGGACGCCCAGCTGCAGATCTACACGCTCATGCACAGAGACTCCTACCCCCGCTTCCTCAACTCCTCCATCTACAGGTCGCTGGTGCAGATGGGATCACGCTCCTCCTCCGAATCGTAG
- the rgs19 gene encoding regulator of G-protein signaling 19 isoform X1: MCFRKRNGYRPPDHFNAKIYTGPVPADRESPMARSETSPGRTQGSSQRPNACCFCWCCCCSCSCLTVRNEDERRGRKTSEDTKLETIPNCEACTKPTVEEMRLWSQSFDKLMKNPAGRNVFREFLRTEYSEENMLFWLACEDLKKEPNKSVVENTARMIYEDYISILSPKEVSLDARVREGINKKMQEPTQHTFEDAQLQIYTLMHRDSYPRFLNSSIYRSLVQMGSRSSSES, from the exons TACACAGGCCCTGTCCCGGCAGACCGCGAGTCTCCCATGGCTCGCAGCGAGACGTCCCCCGGTCGGACGCAGGGCTCGTCCCAGCGGCCCAAcgcctgctgcttctgctggtgctgctgctgtagctGCTCATG TCTCACTGTTAGGAATGAAGACGAAAGGCGTGGCAGGAAAACGTCCGAGGACACCAAGCTGGAGACCATACCAAACTGTGAAGCTTG caccaaACCGACGGTAGAGGAGATGCGGCTGTGGTCGCAGTCCTTCGATAAGCTGATGAAGAACCCGGCCGGCCGCAACGTGTTCCGCGAGTTCCTGCGCACGGAGTACAGCGAGGAGAACATGCTCTTCTGGTTGGCCTGCGAGGACCTCAAGAAGGAGCCCAACAAGAGCGTGGTGGAGAACACGGCACGCATGATCTACGAGGACTacatctccatcctctcccccaaggag gTGAGTCTGGACGCCCGCGTGCGCGAGGGGATCAACAAGAAGATGCAGGAGCCCACGCAGCACACGTTTGAGGACGCCCAGCTGCAGATCTACACGCTCATGCACAGAGACTCCTACCCCCGCTTCCTCAACTCCTCCATCTACAGGTCGCTGGTGCAGATGGGATCACGCTCCTCCTCCGAATCGTAG
- the rgs19 gene encoding regulator of G-protein signaling 19 isoform X2, with the protein MCFRKRNGYRPPDHFNAKIYTGPVPADRESPMARSETSPGRTQGSSQRPNACCFCWCCCCSCSWNEDERRGRKTSEDTKLETIPNCEACTKPTVEEMRLWSQSFDKLMKNPAGRNVFREFLRTEYSEENMLFWLACEDLKKEPNKSVVENTARMIYEDYISILSPKEVSLDARVREGINKKMQEPTQHTFEDAQLQIYTLMHRDSYPRFLNSSIYRSLVQMGSRSSSES; encoded by the exons TACACAGGCCCTGTCCCGGCAGACCGCGAGTCTCCCATGGCTCGCAGCGAGACGTCCCCCGGTCGGACGCAGGGCTCGTCCCAGCGGCCCAAcgcctgctgcttctgctggtgctgctgctgtagctGCTCATG GAATGAAGACGAAAGGCGTGGCAGGAAAACGTCCGAGGACACCAAGCTGGAGACCATACCAAACTGTGAAGCTTG caccaaACCGACGGTAGAGGAGATGCGGCTGTGGTCGCAGTCCTTCGATAAGCTGATGAAGAACCCGGCCGGCCGCAACGTGTTCCGCGAGTTCCTGCGCACGGAGTACAGCGAGGAGAACATGCTCTTCTGGTTGGCCTGCGAGGACCTCAAGAAGGAGCCCAACAAGAGCGTGGTGGAGAACACGGCACGCATGATCTACGAGGACTacatctccatcctctcccccaaggag gTGAGTCTGGACGCCCGCGTGCGCGAGGGGATCAACAAGAAGATGCAGGAGCCCACGCAGCACACGTTTGAGGACGCCCAGCTGCAGATCTACACGCTCATGCACAGAGACTCCTACCCCCGCTTCCTCAACTCCTCCATCTACAGGTCGCTGGTGCAGATGGGATCACGCTCCTCCTCCGAATCGTAG
- the tcea2 gene encoding transcription elongation factor A protein 2, whose protein sequence is MVKDQEVERIAKKLDKMVQKKNTDGAIDLLRELKNMKMSLETLQSTRIGMSVNAVRKQSSEEEVQTLAKSLIKVWKKLLDGAEGRVEEKKKSASPLQCSSKDSPGSSDSKKSEPPKTPSSPSTPTTPTTPTTPKSTSFPPAPVTTDSVRTKCRELLVVALQVGDDYKTIGADCDHLAAQIEDFIYQEFKSTDIKYKTRLRSRISNLRDQKNPDLRRNVLCGNISPECMANMTAEQMASNELKEIRKNMTKESIREHQLSKVGGTETDMFSCGKCKGKNCSYTQVQTRSADEPMTTFVLCNECGNRWKFC, encoded by the exons ATGGTGAAGGATCAAGAGGTCGAACGCATTGCGAAGAAACTGGACAAAATGGTGCAGAAGAAAAACACG GATGGCGCTATCGATTTGTTAAGAGAACTTAAGAATATGAAGATGTCGCTGGAGACGCTACAG TCCACAAGGATCGGCATGTCTGTGAATGCTGTGAGGAAGCAGAGTTCTGAAGAAGAGGTACAAACTTTGGCCAAGTCTCTCATAAAGGTCTGGAAGAAACTTCTGG ATGGCGCAGAGggaagagtggaggagaagaagaaaagtgcCTCACCTCTTCAGTGTTCATCTAAGGACAGTCCTGGCTccagtgacag CAAGAAGTCAGAACCGCCTAAGACCCCTTCCAGCCCGTCTACTCcgaccacccccaccacccccaccaccccaaagTCCACGTCCTTCCCCCCGGCCCCCGTCACCACCGACAGCGTGCGCACCAAGTGCAGGGAGCTCCTGGTGGTAGCTCTGCAGGTTGGCG aTGACTACAAAACGATTGGAGCCGACTGCGATCATCTAGCAGCCCAGATTGAAGACT TCATCTATCAGGAGTTCAAGTCCACGGACATCAAGTACAAGACCAGGCTGAGGAGCCGCATCTCCAACCTCCGAGACCAGAAAAACCCCGACCTGCGGCGCAATGTTCTGTGTGGGAACATCTCACCCGAATGCATGGCCAACATGAccgcagag CAAATGGCGAGTAATGAGCTGAAGGAGATCAGGAAAAACATGACTAAGGAGTCCATCCGGGAGCACCAGCTCTCTAAAGTGGGCGGCACCGAGACGGACATGTTCAGCTGCGGCAAGTGCAAGGGCAAGAACTGCTCCTACACACAG gTGCAGACGCGCAGTGCTGATGAACCCATGACCACCTTCGTGCTGTGCAATGAGTGTGGGAACCGATGGAAG ttctgtTGA